In the genome of Salmo trutta chromosome 39, fSalTru1.1, whole genome shotgun sequence, the window TTTCATAAAACAAGAAaaatgtgtgtaagtgtgtgtcgtgcgtgcgtgcgtgcgtgtgtgtgccttctCGTTCTGCCCACCACAGTATGAGAATAGCCAGGTGTTTTTGAATGGTTcatattgtaatgtatttttgatacttcTCTACACAGGTGTGTGTATTGGGATGTTGGAGTACTCTGATTCCTGAATCTGAtagttatggtagtaggtggatGGTAGTATGACACTCAGTGCTGGGGAGAGATATATTGGTTCTGGCTATGGGCTCAAGGGGCATCTCTACACTCCTCAGGTGGGAGTTCAATTCTGTTCTCATTCATGTTTGGATATCAAACAAATATCATATTGATATCAAAATAAATGGATACCAAAAACAATGTCATATTCATACGAGGTATTTATTATCTGTCCTCCATGCCCTACACCACATTAGCCCTCTCTTGGTTGGCCACTTGGTGGTTTACAATAATACAATGCATGTTTTAAATTGGAATTTCTAGGGTTATCGATGAGCCACAGTACAATCTAAAGCCTTTGCTTTGTTTCAGTAGTAGGCTTCTGAGAGGTCCTTAACTCATACTACCAGTGTCCATCAAACAACAAACATCACAGAAAGATTACAGTCTTAGTATGCTGTTGGGTATCTCTGCTTGTCGTTTGTCCCAGTTCAGTGTCCCCTCCATCATGTCTCCCCTATCAGATAAGTTGGAGTTCGTTCTCGAAGAGGTCAGGTTGATCCCTAGAAGCTGGCCTCGGGTCAGTTTTGCGTTTCCTCCGCTAATGATTCAGTTTAGAATTTTGGGAgggcaaactgatcctagatctgtaatCTGTACCCAGGGGCACCTTCACCCAGGATGAGACAGTTACACGATTCTCTAGCGACATTTACCGCTCCACACCACTAGGGCAGTCATGAGCAGAGTGACCAGCACAGGCACTCCAATGAAAGGCCCCAAGATACGTATAGGAGGGTCCCGAAGCAGCCTGCCGGTCAGAGCGCAGTCGTGAAAGTAGTCCCGGTGGAGGCGTATGAAGAGTTCGTCTATCAGCCGGTTGGGCCAGAAGCAGTGCATCTTGAGTGCCATGAAAAAGGTGCAGTTGGTCAGTTCCTCGTAAGGCCTGCAGGAGAGGATAAAACATTGAAACTAGGGGGCAGCATGAGAAAACTAACTCTAACttttaaatacagtgcattcggaaagtattcagaccccttgatttttcaaaaaaaaaattgcatttcagtcttattttaaaattgattaaaaagaataataatcagcattaatctacacacaataccccataatgacaaagagaaaactggtttaaaaaaagagaaataccttatttacagaagtattcagaccctttgctatgagactcgaaattgagctcagatgcatcctgtttctattgatcatccttgagatgtttctacaacttgattggaatccacctgtggtaaattcaattgattggacatgatttggaaaggcacacacctgtctatataaggtcccacagttgacagtgcatgtcagagcaaaaaacaagccatgagtttgaaggtattgccgtagagctccgagacaggaatgtgtcaaggcacagatctggggaagggtaccaaaacatttctgaagcaatgaaggtcctcaagaacacagtggcctccatcattcttaaatggaagaagtttgcaaccaccaagactcttcctagagctggctgcccggccaaactgagcaatcgggggagaaggggcttggtcagggaggtgaccaagaacgcgatggtcactctgacagagctccagttcctctgtggagatgggagaactttccagaaggacagccatctctgcagcactccagcaatcaggcctttatggtagagtggccagacggaagccactcctcagtaaaaggcacatgacagcccgcttggtgtttgccaaaaggcacctaaagactctcagaccatgagaaacaagattgtctggtctgatgaaaccaatattgaactctttggcctgaatgccaagcgtcacgctccccatccaacctgacagagcttgaggggctctgcagagaagaatggtagaaaatCCATTAATacagcttgtaacgtcatacccaggaagacgcAATGCTTTACTTGcagccaaagttgcttcaacaaagtactgagtaaagggtatgaatacttacataaatgtgatatttccgtttttatttttttaataaattagcaaagatTTCtacaaaccagtttttgcttagtcattatggcgtattgtgtgtagattgatgaaaacaaaaacatttaatcaatttaatcaaaatgtggaaaaagtcaaggagtctgaatacttaacgaaggcactgtatgttaggtttattttaatatattttttggggggtcgaTATTCATTGGCATCAAAATAGCCATTCCTCAAAACATGTCTGAAAAGTGACTCTTTGAAAACAGGTCTGTTTCACTTGTGGTCTCCAACCGACGGAGTAGGAAAAGGCAAACTAACAGCTTGAATTACCAGCAGGCTTAgcacagctaaatataactaccatagctaggtggtaggtggttagagaggagacataccttacagctaaatataactaccatagctaggtggttagagaggggacataccttacagctaaatataactaccatagctaggtggtaggtggttagagaggagacataccttacagctaaatataactaccatagctaggtggtagggggttagagaggggacataccttacagctaaatataactaccatagctaggtggtagggggttagagaggagacataccttacagctaaatataactaccatagctaggtggtaggtggttagagaggagacataccttacagctaaatataactaccatagctaggtggtaggtggttagagaggagacataccttacagctaaatataactaccatagctaggtggtaggtggttagagaggagacattccttacagctaaatataactaccatagctaggtggtaggtggttagagaggggacataccttacagctaaatataactaccatagctaggtgattagagaggggacataccttacagctaaatataactaccatagctaggtggttagagaggggacataccttacagctaaatataactaccatagctaggtggtaggtggttagagaggagacataccttacagctaaatataactaccatagctaggtggttagagaggggacataccttacagctaaatataactaccatagctaggtggtaggtggttagagaggagacataccttacagctaaatataactaccatagctagggggttagagaggggacataccttacagctaaatataactaccatagctaggtggtaggtggttagagaggggacataccttacagctaaatataactaccatagctaggtggtaggtggttagagaggagacataccttacagctaaatataactaccatagctaggtggtaggtggttagagaggagacataccttacagctaaatataactaccatagctaggtggttagagaggggacataccttacagctaaatataactaccatagctaggtggtagggggttagagaggggacataccttacagctaaatataactaccatagctaggtggtagggggttagagaggggacataccttacagctaaatataactaccatagctaggtggtaggtggttagagaggagacataccttacagctaaatataactaccatagctaggtggtaggtggttagagaggagacataccttacagctaaatataactaccatagctaggtggtaggtggttagagaggggacataccttacagctaaatataactaccatagctaggtggtagggggttagagaggagacataccttacagctaaatataactaccatagctaggtggtaggtggttagagaggggacataccttacagctaaatataactaccatagctaggtggtaggtggttagagaggagacataccttacagctaaatataactaccatagctaggtggtaaggggttagagaggggacataccttacagctaaatataactaccatagctaggtggtagggggttagagaggggacataccttacagctaaatataactaccatagctaggtggtaggtggttagagaggagacataccttacagctaaatataactaccatagctagtggtataggtggttagagaggagacataccttacagctaaatataactaccatagctaggtggtagggggttagagaggagacataccttacagctaaatataactaccatagctaggtggtaggtggttagagaggggacataccttacagctaaatataac includes:
- the LOC115179593 gene encoding receptor activity-modifying protein 1 isoform X3 → MFLPSEAACGFPPVSSCSGAYERAISDFCVTKFSLDMEALDQSLWCSWSDTFQPYEELTNCTFFMALKMHCFWPNRLIDELFIRLHRDYFHDCALTGRLLRDPPIRILGPFIGVPVLVTLLMTALVVWSGKCR
- the LOC115179593 gene encoding receptor activity-modifying protein 1 isoform X2, with protein sequence MALDCTSLTKLTLVLCVAACGFPPVSSCSGAYERAISDFCVTKFSLDMEALDQSLWCSWSDTFQPYEELTNCTFFMALKMHCFWPNRLIDELFIRLHRDYFHDCALTGRLLRDPPIRILGPFIGVPVLVTLLMTALVVWSGKCR
- the LOC115179593 gene encoding receptor activity-modifying protein 1 isoform X1 gives rise to the protein MALDCTSLTKLTLVLCVAAACGFPPVSSCSGAYERAISDFCVTKFSLDMEALDQSLWCSWSDTFQPYEELTNCTFFMALKMHCFWPNRLIDELFIRLHRDYFHDCALTGRLLRDPPIRILGPFIGVPVLVTLLMTALVVWSGKCR